From Bicyclus anynana chromosome 7, ilBicAnyn1.1, whole genome shotgun sequence, the proteins below share one genomic window:
- the LOC112058179 gene encoding cuticle protein 8-like, translating to MFSKLVTLFAVVAVSSAGLLPVAVKYSPASAVSSQSIVRHDEPQAIGAKVAIAAPIAYQAAPASIAYHAAPAPIAYHAPIAKVIAQPEEIAYPKYEYNYSVADGHTGDNKQQQEVRDGDVVKGSYSFHEADGSIRTVQYTADDHNGFNAVVHNTAPAHAVVKAAPVLVKAAYAAPAYYH from the exons ATGTTCTCCAAA CTCGTAACCCTCTTTGCCGTTGTGGCGGTGTCTTCCGCTGGACTCCTGCCAGTGGCTGTCAAATACTCGCCCGCGTCTGCTGTCTCCTCCCAGAGCATTGTTCGCCACGACGAGCCCCAAGCCATCGGCGCTAAGGTGGCCATCGCCGCTCCTATCGCCTACCAAGCCGCTCCCGCTTCCATCGCCTACCACGCCGCTCCCGCTCCTATCGCGTACCATGCCCCCATTGCCAAAGTGATCGCTCAACCAGAAGAGATC GCCTACCCCAAATACGAGTACAACTACTCCGTCGCCGACGGCCACACCGGCGACAACAAGCAACAACAGGAGGTCCGCGACGGCGACGTCGTGAAGGGCTCGTACTCGTTCCACGAGGCCGACGGCTCCATCAGGACCGTGCAATACACCGCCGATGACCACAACGGATTCAACGCCGTCGTACACAACACCGCCCCAGCTCACGCTGTCGTCAAGGCCGCGCCCGTGCTCGTCAAGGCTGCCTACGCCGCCCCCGCCTACTACCACTAA
- the LOC112058210 gene encoding uncharacterized protein LOC112058210, whose translation MFSKMFIFICIVSFTSAVLIDTSDGLKEESYSSDSANGWQSVKLYPAKPLFKYDTYAYPKYEFEYAVSDKKTGDHKQHHETRDGHRVRGAYSLVEPDGSLRKVEYDADDHNGFNAVVSKSVHKHGDHAFSIFGHTRHFLPIGSGIKINQFFPSKNYHYQEFKASSDNAEDKPVNEQQVDAKEDELNIQNETETTEKSIVEAEHNTETVEQAARAESVEVPVKAIEASLPVAIKDENINKDAEIVSPMPIVENSAAYPSKLIDNNKVHNHHHQENHHDHTDSEVASSYYHSKIYYVGY comes from the exons atgttctcTAAG ATGTTCATCTTCATTTGCATCGTCAGCTTCACCTCCGCTGTCCTAATTGACACTAGTGATGGACTTAAAGAAGAGTCCTACAGTTCAGATAGCGCAAATGGATGGCAGTCGGTAAAATTGTATCCGGCTAAGCCGCTTTTCAAATACGATACATAC GCCTATCCAAAATATGAGTTTGAATATGCTGTATCAGACAAGAAGACTGGTGATCACAAACAACATCACGAGACTAGAGATGGACACAGAGTTCGAGGGGCGTACAGCCTTGTAGAACCTGATGGCTCTCTTAGGAAAGTGGAATATGATGCCGATGATCATAATGG GTTTAATGCCGTGGTGAGTAAGAGTGTGCATAAACATGGCGATCACGCTTTCTCTATTTTCGGTCACACAAGACATTTCTTACCCATTGGAAGCGGCATCAAGATTAACCAGTTTTTCCCAAGCaagaattatcattatcaagAATTTAAAGCCAGCAGTGACAATGCTGAAGATAAACCTGTTAACGAACAACAAGTCGATGCTAAAGAAGATGAATTGAATATACAAAACGAGACCGAAACTACCGAGAAGTCGATTGTCGAGGCTGAACATAATACAGAGACTGTAGAACAAGCTGCTAGAGCAGAGTCAGTAGAAGTTCCAGTTAAAGCAATTGAAGCATCTTTACCTGTTGCCATTAAGGATGAGAACATTAACAAAGACGCAGAAATTGTTAGCCCAATGCCTATTGTAGAAAACTCTGCTGCTTATCCTAGTAAACTAATTGACAACAACAAGGTACACAACCACCATCATCAAGAAAACCACCATGATCATACTGACTCTGAAGTAGCATCATCATATTATCACTCGAAAATATATTACGTAGGTTATTAA